A genomic window from Anaerolineae bacterium includes:
- a CDS encoding ADP-ribosylglycohydrolase family protein — translation MSLPHDYAERVYAGVLGKLIGVYLGRPFEGWSYQRIMAELGLITYYVHEKRGLPLIVTDDDISGTFTFLRALPDYGNSLSLTPAQIGQTWLNYLIEKRTILWWGGVGNSTEHTAYQRLKSGLKAPASGSIATNGHTVAEQIGAQIFIDGWAMVAPGDPELAADLARRAASVSHDGEAVYGAQVIAAMEAQAFVESDLNRLLDTATGLIPADSTIYRVIADLRELRGKETDWMRAREWLEEHYGYQHYQGVCHMVPNHGLIVLSLLYGDDDFQKTLMIVNTSGWDTDCNSGNVGCLMGIKNGLAGIDAGPDWRSPVADRLYIPTADGGRAITDAVRVSYDIINIGRALQGQPPLAPKGGARYHFELPGAVQGFQPEPSVEVNGTTSIENVAGHSALGERSLAIRYQRLAPGRVSRVRTHTFIPADTGDLGHYALLASPSLYPGQTVTAAVQADPTNAEPVQARLYIRVYEAAGTAHFSVGPEALKAMEQAVDALVPIYGPAVTLAPGARQDFTWTVPETEGRPIAEIGLEIAPVEGYVPAGSVYLDYLTWGGAPNVRLGKPAKFGKMWSLAWTNGVDDWWPWWPLGLRLMHNEGTGLLIQGTREWTDYQVSTRLTPHLCASAGIAARVQGMRRYYALLLRPGNRACLVKALDGERILAEKEFAWAFDESHDLRLAVEGQRIRGWVDGTLLFDVQDTERPLEGGAVAIVLEEGTLECGDVFVRPVT, via the coding sequence ATGTCGCTACCTCACGATTACGCGGAGCGGGTTTATGCGGGGGTGCTGGGCAAGCTGATCGGGGTGTACCTTGGTCGGCCCTTCGAAGGCTGGTCCTACCAGCGGATTATGGCCGAACTGGGGCTGATCACCTACTACGTCCACGAAAAGCGCGGACTGCCGCTGATCGTCACCGACGATGACATCTCCGGGACGTTCACGTTCCTGCGGGCGCTGCCGGATTACGGCAACAGCCTGTCCCTGACCCCGGCGCAGATCGGGCAAACGTGGCTGAACTACCTGATCGAAAAGCGCACCATCCTCTGGTGGGGCGGCGTCGGCAACTCAACCGAGCATACCGCCTACCAGCGGCTCAAGAGCGGCCTCAAGGCCCCGGCCAGTGGCTCGATCGCCACCAACGGCCACACCGTAGCGGAGCAAATCGGGGCGCAGATATTCATCGACGGCTGGGCGATGGTTGCACCTGGCGACCCCGAACTGGCCGCTGACCTGGCCCGGCGGGCGGCCAGCGTCAGCCACGACGGTGAGGCGGTCTACGGGGCACAGGTGATCGCCGCCATGGAAGCCCAGGCGTTTGTGGAATCCGACCTGAACCGATTGCTGGATACGGCCACCGGGTTGATCCCCGCCGATTCGACGATCTACCGCGTGATCGCCGACCTGCGCGAACTGCGTGGCAAAGAGACGGACTGGATGCGGGCACGGGAATGGCTGGAAGAACACTACGGCTACCAGCATTACCAGGGCGTCTGCCACATGGTGCCCAACCACGGCCTGATTGTGCTCAGCCTGCTCTATGGTGACGACGACTTCCAGAAAACGCTGATGATCGTCAACACTTCCGGCTGGGACACGGATTGCAACTCCGGCAATGTCGGCTGCCTGATGGGCATCAAGAACGGGCTGGCCGGGATTGACGCCGGGCCGGACTGGCGTTCGCCGGTGGCCGATCGGCTATACATCCCCACCGCCGATGGCGGGCGGGCGATCACCGATGCGGTGCGCGTCAGTTACGACATCATCAACATCGGGCGGGCGCTGCAGGGGCAACCGCCGCTGGCGCCCAAAGGCGGCGCACGCTACCACTTTGAGCTTCCCGGCGCGGTGCAGGGCTTCCAGCCGGAACCCAGCGTGGAAGTCAATGGCACCACGAGCATCGAAAACGTCGCCGGGCACAGCGCCCTCGGCGAGCGCAGCCTGGCGATTCGCTACCAGCGGCTGGCGCCGGGGCGGGTATCGCGGGTCAGGACGCACACCTTCATCCCGGCGGATACCGGCGACCTGGGGCATTACGCCCTGCTGGCCTCGCCCTCGCTGTATCCGGGGCAGACGGTGACCGCTGCCGTCCAGGCCGACCCGACCAACGCCGAGCCAGTTCAGGCGCGGCTGTACATCCGCGTCTACGAGGCGGCTGGCACAGCGCACTTCTCAGTTGGACCGGAGGCGCTCAAGGCGATGGAGCAGGCCGTTGACGCCCTGGTGCCGATCTACGGTCCGGCGGTGACGCTGGCGCCGGGGGCGCGGCAGGACTTCACCTGGACCGTACCGGAGACAGAAGGCCGCCCGATCGCCGAGATCGGGCTGGAGATCGCGCCGGTAGAGGGCTATGTCCCCGCTGGCAGCGTGTACCTGGATTACCTGACCTGGGGCGGCGCCCCCAACGTCCGGCTGGGCAAGCCGGCCAAATTCGGCAAGATGTGGTCGCTGGCCTGGACAAACGGCGTCGATGACTGGTGGCCGTGGTGGCCGCTTGGCCTGCGACTGATGCACAACGAAGGCACCGGGTTGCTGATCCAGGGCACGCGGGAATGGACGGACTACCAGGTTTCGACCCGCCTGACGCCGCACCTGTGCGCTTCGGCGGGGATTGCGGCGCGGGTGCAGGGGATGCGGCGCTATTACGCTCTGCTGTTGCGCCCCGGCAACCGCGCCTGCCTGGTCAAGGCGCTGGATGGCGAGCGTATCCTGGCCGAGAAGGAGTTTGCCTGGGCATTTGATGAGAGCCATGACCTCCGGCTGGCGGTGGAAGGCCAGCGCATCAGAGGGTGGGTTGATGGCACGCTGCTGTTTGACGTACAGGATACGGAGCGGCCGCTGGAAGGCGGCGCAGTGGCCATCGTCCTGGAAGAAGGTACGCTGGAGTGCGGCGATGTGTTCGTCCGCCCGGTAACCTGA
- a CDS encoding extracellular solute-binding protein: MKARALSILLIIALFLMVTPIVSAQGDEIAITWWTEPNSVPTNIQELFIDPWNEAHPGYRLEITEHEDLNNVLRTAITAGEAPDIIQSPGASFIAEFVEAGLVQPLDDYAAQWGWQDRLLPWAFESGFIGGTLYSVPLTYESMILMYNKTLFEEKGWTPPTNLEEFEALAEAAVAEGIYPLIYGNVGWQPTNEHLVGIYLNNVAGPENVYKALIGEKPWTDPEFVEAMELLRTHIADKGWFSGGLENYFAIGWDDYWPTLSTGEAAMMMIGTWGFWGVGAFEEAGTEWDWAPLPVFNERAGEYNYELATGSTLSINAASKHPEVAAEVIDFLLSDPDRVLDMSATQSFGEWMVPVRITPEDFPEGVDERFVRFFSDFAKVTGEGRIGYTTWTFWPAGPNVQLWEEIELVWYGELSVEDYLANHQAAWDEARASGAVLNVPAPGVSE; the protein is encoded by the coding sequence GTGAAAGCACGCGCTCTGTCTATTCTGCTCATCATTGCCCTGTTCCTGATGGTCACGCCGATTGTCAGCGCCCAGGGTGACGAAATCGCCATCACCTGGTGGACCGAGCCGAACTCCGTGCCCACCAACATTCAGGAACTGTTCATCGACCCCTGGAATGAGGCACACCCCGGTTATCGGCTGGAAATCACCGAGCATGAGGACCTCAACAACGTCCTGCGTACGGCCATCACCGCTGGCGAAGCACCGGACATCATTCAGTCGCCCGGCGCCTCCTTCATCGCCGAATTCGTGGAAGCCGGCCTGGTGCAGCCGCTGGATGACTATGCCGCGCAGTGGGGCTGGCAAGATCGTCTGCTCCCCTGGGCCTTCGAGTCCGGGTTCATCGGTGGGACACTATACAGTGTTCCACTGACCTACGAGAGCATGATCTTGATGTACAACAAGACTCTGTTTGAGGAGAAGGGGTGGACCCCGCCCACCAACCTCGAGGAGTTCGAAGCGCTGGCCGAGGCTGCCGTTGCCGAGGGCATCTATCCCCTGATCTACGGCAATGTTGGCTGGCAGCCCACCAATGAGCACCTCGTGGGCATCTACCTCAACAATGTGGCCGGGCCGGAGAATGTCTACAAGGCCCTGATCGGCGAGAAGCCGTGGACGGATCCGGAGTTCGTGGAGGCGATGGAACTGCTGCGGACCCACATCGCCGACAAGGGCTGGTTCAGCGGCGGCCTGGAAAACTACTTCGCCATCGGCTGGGATGATTACTGGCCAACACTCTCCACCGGCGAAGCGGCCATGATGATGATCGGCACCTGGGGCTTCTGGGGCGTGGGCGCTTTTGAAGAGGCCGGAACGGAATGGGACTGGGCGCCGCTGCCCGTCTTCAATGAGCGCGCTGGCGAGTACAACTACGAACTGGCGACCGGCTCCACGCTGTCGATCAACGCTGCTTCGAAGCATCCTGAGGTGGCGGCGGAAGTGATCGACTTCCTGCTGAGCGATCCGGACCGCGTCCTGGACATGTCGGCCACCCAGAGCTTCGGCGAGTGGATGGTGCCGGTGCGCATCACCCCTGAGGACTTCCCGGAGGGGGTGGACGAGCGCTTTGTTCGCTTCTTCTCTGACTTTGCCAAGGTCACCGGCGAAGGCCGGATCGGTTACACCACCTGGACGTTCTGGCCGGCTGGTCCGAATGTCCAGCTGTGGGAGGAAATCGAGCTGGTCTGGTACGGCGAACTGAGCGTCGAAGACTATCTGGCCAACCATCAGGCGGCCTGGGATGAAGCGCGGGCGTCAGGCGCCGTGCTGAACGTCCCGGCGCCGGGTGTCAGCGAATAA
- a CDS encoding sugar ABC transporter permease, translating into MAATSLHREARQARRRQQISGWLFVVPVLLLNLIVVVIPSIAGLGMAFTDWSGVGSMNFVGLANFRQLLQDQVFFKALIHNLMWTVFFLTIPVALGLLGAYLLSGVKRGQMFFRVAYFIPYVIAAVVNAQLWRFLLNPRIGIGPALAKCCGITFLDVAIFGSRDLALFGVAFVDMWHFWGFLLVLYLAAMSAVDVELYEVARLDGANRLQQFRFVTLPSIRPTLVFTILMITIWSGLVFDYVYIITGGGPANASEVMGTYLYTSAFERFKSGYAAAVGVFMTLWVAIATGGFVLLRKLGWEI; encoded by the coding sequence ATGGCAGCCACATCGCTTCATCGTGAAGCCCGCCAGGCCCGGCGACGGCAGCAGATCAGCGGCTGGCTATTCGTCGTGCCGGTACTGTTGCTCAACCTGATCGTCGTGGTCATCCCTTCGATTGCCGGTCTGGGGATGGCCTTCACGGACTGGTCGGGCGTGGGCAGCATGAATTTTGTGGGTCTGGCTAACTTTAGGCAGTTGCTCCAGGATCAGGTCTTCTTCAAGGCTTTGATCCACAACCTGATGTGGACGGTATTCTTTCTCACCATACCGGTAGCGCTGGGCTTGCTGGGAGCGTATCTGCTTTCCGGCGTCAAACGCGGGCAGATGTTCTTCCGGGTGGCCTACTTCATCCCGTATGTGATCGCGGCGGTGGTCAATGCGCAGCTGTGGCGCTTCCTGCTCAATCCGCGCATCGGCATCGGCCCGGCGCTGGCCAAGTGCTGCGGGATAACCTTCCTGGATGTGGCGATCTTCGGCTCCCGCGATCTGGCCCTGTTCGGCGTCGCCTTTGTCGACATGTGGCACTTCTGGGGGTTCCTGCTGGTGCTGTACCTGGCCGCCATGTCTGCCGTGGACGTGGAGCTGTACGAAGTGGCCCGCCTGGACGGGGCTAACCGTCTGCAGCAGTTCCGCTTTGTGACTCTGCCCAGTATCCGCCCGACGCTGGTCTTCACCATCCTGATGATCACGATCTGGTCCGGGCTGGTCTTTGACTACGTGTACATCATCACCGGCGGCGGACCAGCCAACGCCTCCGAAGTGATGGGGACTTACCTGTACACCAGCGCCTTTGAGCGCTTCAAGTCTGGCTACGCGGCGGCGGTAGGCGTATTCATGACGCTGTGGGTGGCCATCGCCACCGGCGGCTTTGTGCTGCTGCGCAAACTGGGATGGGAGATCTAG
- a CDS encoding carbohydrate ABC transporter permease: MFRTRRTVSTLPNYVILTLLAIFALVPILLLFLNSLKSTAEINLSPFTLPQEPLWDNFTTAWREGNYANTIKNSAILTGFTVAGVIVLAGMAAYALARLDLRGGNVISFYFLIGTGVPAQLFIIPLFYIWKQLGLINSHAGLIIIYIALQSPFATYLLRSYMVALPQDFIDAARIDGASNIQVLREIILPLSWPGFLTAALVVGLFTWNEFLFAVTFLPGTDLKPISTSLYAFQQRYGRDWGLTNAGSVIMIVPVLILFLLLQRNFIEGLTQGGLKA, from the coding sequence ATGTTCCGGACCAGAAGAACAGTCTCCACACTACCTAACTATGTCATTTTGACGCTGCTGGCGATCTTCGCCCTTGTCCCGATCCTGTTGCTGTTCCTCAATTCGCTCAAGAGCACCGCCGAGATCAACCTCAGCCCGTTCACGCTGCCCCAGGAACCGCTGTGGGACAACTTTACGACAGCCTGGCGGGAAGGTAACTATGCCAACACGATCAAGAACAGCGCGATCCTGACCGGCTTTACCGTGGCCGGGGTGATCGTGCTGGCGGGGATGGCGGCTTACGCGCTGGCCCGGCTGGACCTCAGGGGCGGCAATGTCATTTCCTTCTATTTCCTGATCGGTACCGGGGTACCCGCGCAGTTGTTCATCATCCCGCTGTTTTACATCTGGAAGCAACTGGGGCTGATCAACTCGCACGCCGGCCTGATCATCATCTATATCGCCCTGCAATCACCCTTTGCCACGTACCTGTTGCGGTCGTACATGGTGGCCCTGCCCCAGGACTTCATTGACGCGGCGCGTATTGATGGCGCTTCCAACATCCAGGTGCTGCGGGAGATCATCCTGCCACTATCCTGGCCTGGCTTTTTGACGGCGGCGCTGGTGGTCGGGCTGTTCACCTGGAACGAATTTCTGTTCGCTGTCACCTTCCTGCCTGGCACCGACCTGAAGCCGATCTCGACCAGCCTGTACGCCTTCCAGCAGCGTTATGGCCGCGACTGGGGGCTGACCAACGCCGGATCGGTGATCATGATCGTGCCGGTGTTGATCCTGTTCCTGCTGCTGCAGCGCAATTTCATCGAGGGTCTGACCCAGGGCGGCCTGAAGGCATGA
- a CDS encoding ADP-ribosylglycohydrolase family protein yields the protein MTTSRHAWLLRRWGVVAVTCIGVLIVFSLFTRAIGWMSLCDGGLALTGAAQPVAAQAESRQINRADYADHLRAMWLGETIANWTGLTTEAVKTGPPFYTDADWGLDQGIDWKPNDVIDFVFQDPWLADDDTDIEYVYLHLLARHGTNLLTPAQIVEGWQQHINDWIWVSNRQARDLMERGVLPPVTGMRSVNPESLQIDAQLTTEIFGALAPGMPDQALRLANLPILTTASGYAAHAAQFHVALYALAAQVDRSLPPREQIIWLVRAAREYLPDTSKAAEVIDFVLADYLDNPDRDNWERTRDRICEHFQLNADENGYVYRGWTESSVNLATGVMALLYGEGDFRRTIQIGTLAGWDSDNGTATMGGLLGLLLGYDALLEQFPGVAIADRYQISRTRENLPDYLPDDRQAEDTFTLMAERMLPIIEQTILEAGGSVAGEVWTLPPAPDGPPLSHNPLEQLWQRSANNRVRQHGGTVEARVEGEPSQATSRAIADGVEHDFSGVEPRPPARVYRGKARDGAITLSVVYDRPVEASVIRFIEGDPGVFTAFQLECLVDGEWVAAPEGTTLIGAPDPQVPYQLFDFALPAPIELTGVRLTGTVEVGPLDDVKVVELDVLAE from the coding sequence ATGACGACTTCCCGACACGCCTGGTTATTGAGGCGGTGGGGTGTGGTGGCGGTTACCTGTATCGGCGTGCTGATCGTGTTCAGCCTGTTCACCCGCGCGATCGGCTGGATGTCTCTGTGCGACGGCGGGCTGGCCCTGACCGGGGCGGCTCAGCCGGTCGCTGCCCAGGCAGAATCCCGGCAGATCAACCGGGCGGACTACGCCGACCACTTGCGGGCGATGTGGCTGGGCGAAACCATCGCCAACTGGACCGGCCTGACCACCGAAGCCGTCAAGACCGGGCCGCCGTTTTACACCGACGCCGACTGGGGTCTTGACCAGGGGATCGACTGGAAGCCCAACGACGTGATTGACTTCGTGTTTCAGGACCCCTGGCTGGCGGATGACGACACCGATATTGAATACGTCTACCTGCACCTGCTCGCCCGGCATGGCACGAACCTGCTCACACCGGCGCAGATCGTCGAAGGATGGCAGCAGCACATCAACGACTGGATCTGGGTTTCTAACCGGCAGGCCCGCGATCTGATGGAGCGGGGCGTGCTGCCACCCGTGACAGGGATGCGGTCGGTCAACCCGGAGAGCCTGCAGATTGACGCGCAACTGACCACGGAAATCTTTGGGGCGCTGGCCCCGGGCATGCCCGATCAGGCGCTCCGGCTGGCTAACCTGCCGATCCTGACTACAGCAAGCGGGTACGCCGCCCATGCCGCGCAGTTCCATGTGGCGCTCTATGCGCTGGCCGCGCAGGTCGACCGCTCCCTCCCGCCGCGCGAGCAGATCATCTGGCTGGTCAGGGCAGCGCGGGAATACCTCCCAGATACGTCAAAAGCCGCTGAGGTGATCGACTTTGTGCTGGCCGACTATCTGGACAACCCTGACCGGGACAACTGGGAACGCACCCGCGACCGGATTTGCGAACACTTCCAGCTAAATGCTGATGAAAACGGTTATGTCTACCGGGGCTGGACGGAATCTTCCGTGAATCTGGCGACGGGGGTGATGGCCCTGCTCTATGGCGAGGGCGACTTCAGGCGCACTATTCAGATCGGAACGCTCGCCGGCTGGGATTCGGACAACGGCACGGCCACCATGGGCGGGCTGCTGGGCCTGTTGCTGGGCTATGACGCGCTGCTTGAACAGTTCCCCGGTGTGGCGATTGCTGACCGGTATCAGATCAGCCGCACGCGGGAGAATCTGCCGGACTACCTGCCGGATGACCGGCAGGCCGAAGACACGTTCACCCTGATGGCGGAACGGATGCTCCCGATCATCGAGCAGACTATCCTTGAAGCGGGGGGAAGCGTAGCAGGCGAGGTGTGGACTCTGCCGCCCGCGCCAGACGGCCCGCCGCTGAGCCATAACCCGCTGGAGCAGCTCTGGCAACGCAGCGCCAACAACCGCGTCCGCCAGCACGGAGGAACCGTGGAAGCCCGCGTAGAAGGCGAACCTTCCCAGGCCACCAGCCGGGCGATCGCGGACGGGGTGGAGCACGACTTTAGCGGGGTTGAGCCGCGCCCGCCAGCGCGGGTGTACCGGGGCAAAGCCCGCGACGGGGCGATCACGCTATCGGTAGTCTATGATCGCCCGGTTGAAGCGAGCGTCATCCGCTTCATCGAAGGCGATCCCGGCGTGTTCACCGCCTTCCAGCTGGAATGCCTGGTTGACGGCGAGTGGGTTGCCGCGCCGGAGGGCACAACGCTGATCGGCGCGCCCGATCCACAGGTGCCTTACCAGCTCTTTGATTTCGCGCTGCCAGCGCCGATCGAACTGACCGGCGTCCGCCTGACCGGGACGGTTGAGGTGGGGCCGCTGGATGACGTGAAGGTGGTAGAACTGGATGTGCTGGCGGAGTGA
- a CDS encoding endonuclease/exonuclease/phosphatase family protein, producing the protein MPKYRDLDPINKPEDRRIAERLLALRRQLDRDVPVTRTLSRNLLVATWNIREFDSPAYGERLPEAFYYIAEIIDRFDLVAVQEVRKDLKALHRVQELLGDHWQYLITDVTEGEPGNDERMAFLYDSRKVHFGGLASELVLPPLRTKDEQGKTVYLPVTQIARTPFICGFEAGWTRFMLCTVHILYGKGIANDPERVAEIEHIAQFLRRRTLDETAWSQNLILLGDFNIFSHDDLTMRALLDAGFSIPIGIDGPTRLPTNAAQNKFYDQIMFRVRDQRFGEIGKSGVFNYYETVFRNDDEALYAPYMSEAYNTTEAGKPRKDKSAYYRTYWRTHQMSDHFPLWVELRIDYSDDYLQRKLSGNA; encoded by the coding sequence ATGCCCAAGTATCGCGACCTTGACCCGATCAACAAGCCTGAAGACCGACGCATCGCCGAGCGGTTGCTGGCCCTGCGCCGCCAGCTTGACCGCGATGTGCCGGTGACGCGCACGCTTTCCCGTAACCTGCTCGTGGCCACCTGGAACATCCGCGAGTTCGATTCGCCTGCCTACGGCGAGCGCCTGCCGGAAGCGTTCTACTACATCGCCGAGATCATCGACCGCTTTGACCTGGTGGCTGTCCAGGAGGTGCGCAAGGACCTCAAGGCGTTGCACCGTGTTCAGGAGCTATTGGGCGATCACTGGCAATATCTGATCACTGATGTGACCGAAGGCGAGCCGGGCAACGATGAACGGATGGCTTTTCTCTATGATTCGCGCAAGGTGCACTTCGGCGGGCTGGCCAGCGAACTGGTCCTGCCTCCGCTAAGGACCAAGGACGAACAGGGCAAGACAGTCTACCTGCCGGTGACACAGATCGCCCGCACGCCGTTCATTTGCGGCTTTGAGGCAGGTTGGACACGCTTTATGCTATGTACCGTCCACATCCTGTACGGCAAGGGTATCGCCAACGATCCTGAGCGCGTGGCCGAGATCGAGCACATCGCGCAGTTCCTGCGCCGCCGCACACTGGATGAGACGGCCTGGTCGCAAAACCTGATCCTGCTGGGCGACTTCAATATCTTCAGCCATGATGATCTGACCATGCGCGCCCTGCTGGACGCCGGTTTCTCCATCCCGATCGGGATCGACGGCCCCACCCGGCTGCCAACCAATGCTGCCCAGAACAAATTCTACGACCAGATCATGTTCCGGGTGCGGGACCAACGCTTCGGTGAGATCGGCAAGTCGGGCGTCTTCAACTACTACGAGACGGTCTTCCGCAACGACGACGAGGCGCTTTACGCCCCGTACATGAGTGAGGCCTACAACACCACCGAAGCCGGCAAGCCGCGCAAGGACAAATCGGCCTACTACCGCACCTACTGGCGCACCCATCAGATGTCCGACCACTTCCCGCTGTGGGTGGAGCTGCGCATTGATTACTCCGATGACTACCTGCAGCGCAAGCTGAGCGGCAACGCGTAG
- a CDS encoding DUF3592 domain-containing protein: MLSLLELTVRLPALLWDRASAVARPSRATGVIVAASVCPTRPDAGDHAFSQLYQPVVKFRYVVNHEGYVSTRLYDNPLSNSIATFDRRRAEAVVRRFQPGSMVTVHYDPRHPERAYLLRGLSREAIVALASAGLLTVLTIVAIYMGLSPAF, encoded by the coding sequence ATGCTCTCTTTACTGGAACTTACGGTTCGTCTACCTGCCCTGCTATGGGATAGGGCGTCGGCTGTTGCCCGGCCCTCCCGTGCGACCGGCGTCATCGTGGCTGCCAGCGTGTGCCCGACCCGCCCCGACGCCGGGGATCACGCCTTCAGCCAGCTCTACCAGCCGGTGGTCAAATTTCGCTACGTGGTCAACCATGAGGGCTACGTCAGCACACGTCTGTATGACAACCCTCTGAGCAACAGCATTGCCACCTTCGATCGCCGCCGCGCTGAGGCAGTTGTACGCCGCTTCCAACCTGGTAGCATGGTGACCGTCCATTATGACCCGCGTCACCCGGAGCGCGCCTACCTGCTGCGCGGTTTGAGCCGGGAAGCGATCGTTGCTCTGGCCAGTGCTGGTTTGCTGACTGTCCTCACTATCGTTGCCATTTACATGGGCCTCAGCCCGGCGTTCTAA
- a CDS encoding phage portal protein: MPAWLDWLPGRRRRLEKRPPHLAAVARHNTFGWPALTTYERQAAVYEDNAWVYVAVNRIAEAAALVPLRVYRRAGERRIPLEAHPAEALLAAPNPFLSGFELIEQTVGALELTGNAYWFLAGDAQGRPAQIWLLRPDRVAVVPDERDHVRGYIYTLDGEHIPLEAVEVIHFRRWHPRSDYYGLSALQAARLAVQTDDAMTRWNRDTFGADRAVPAGIVNITEYVSDADFERLKREWRESYGGAERRTAFLRGGSVQWQAIGLSQQDMDFLNGRRFNRETIFHIYGIPPGMWSENATEANATIAERVFVERTLWPKLVRLAGKITAELLPFWGADLEAAFDDIRPTDIGTRLAEVRTAYPVLSINEIRARYYDLPPVTWGETPVSGAGSRRPADGQLAVSVADNEARDPGSPAIAPPVKDAAVQRELKQWERWAIRRLGQSAERPFVVEAVPEALAAEISARLLLAETPEDIRAVFRAAAGQEASPPTD, translated from the coding sequence ATGCCCGCATGGTTGGACTGGCTGCCGGGCCGCCGGCGGCGACTGGAAAAGCGCCCGCCGCATCTGGCTGCTGTCGCCCGGCACAATACTTTCGGCTGGCCTGCCCTGACGACTTACGAACGTCAGGCGGCCGTCTATGAGGATAACGCCTGGGTCTATGTGGCCGTCAACCGCATCGCGGAGGCGGCGGCGCTGGTGCCGCTGCGCGTCTACCGGCGGGCGGGGGAACGCCGCATCCCACTGGAAGCGCACCCGGCGGAAGCACTGCTGGCCGCGCCCAACCCGTTCCTGAGCGGTTTTGAGTTGATCGAGCAGACGGTTGGCGCCCTGGAACTGACCGGTAATGCCTACTGGTTCCTGGCCGGGGATGCGCAGGGCCGCCCGGCCCAAATCTGGCTGCTGCGCCCCGACCGCGTGGCCGTTGTGCCGGATGAGCGCGATCACGTGCGCGGCTATATCTACACTCTCGATGGGGAGCACATCCCGCTGGAAGCGGTGGAAGTCATCCATTTCCGGCGCTGGCACCCGCGCAGCGACTACTACGGGTTGAGCGCCCTCCAGGCGGCGCGGCTGGCCGTCCAGACCGACGATGCGATGACCCGTTGGAACCGCGATACATTCGGCGCGGATCGCGCCGTGCCCGCCGGGATCGTCAACATCACGGAATATGTCAGCGACGCCGACTTTGAGCGGCTCAAGCGCGAATGGCGCGAATCCTACGGCGGCGCGGAACGGCGCACGGCTTTCCTGCGCGGCGGCTCAGTACAGTGGCAGGCCATTGGCCTCAGCCAGCAGGACATGGACTTCCTCAACGGGCGGCGCTTTAACCGGGAGACGATCTTTCACATCTACGGCATCCCGCCGGGCATGTGGAGCGAGAACGCTACCGAAGCCAACGCGACCATCGCTGAGCGCGTGTTTGTGGAGCGCACACTGTGGCCCAAGCTGGTGCGGCTGGCAGGCAAGATCACCGCCGAGTTACTGCCTTTCTGGGGTGCAGACCTGGAGGCGGCCTTCGACGACATTCGCCCGACCGATATCGGCACACGCCTGGCCGAGGTCCGCACCGCCTACCCGGTGCTGAGCATCAACGAGATTCGCGCCCGCTACTACGACCTGCCGCCCGTCACCTGGGGAGAAACGCCGGTCAGCGGGGCGGGATCGCGTCGGCCAGCGGACGGCCAGCTGGCCGTTTCCGTGGCGGATAACGAAGCGCGCGATCCAGGCAGCCCGGCCATCGCGCCACCGGTCAAAGACGCCGCCGTACAGCGGGAGTTGAAGCAGTGGGAGCGCTGGGCCATCCGGCGGCTGGGCCAGTCCGCCGAGCGCCCGTTTGTCGTGGAGGCCGTGCCGGAGGCGCTGGCGGCGGAGATCAGCGCCCGCCTGCTACTGGCGGAAACGCCGGAGGACATCCGGGCGGTATTCCGGGCGGCGGCAGGGCAGGAAGCCAGCCCGCCAACGGATTAG